In a genomic window of Malaclemys terrapin pileata isolate rMalTer1 chromosome 17, rMalTer1.hap1, whole genome shotgun sequence:
- the ZER1 gene encoding protein zer-1 homolog isoform X1, with translation MASDSPESLMTLCTDYCLRNLEGTLCYLLDNETLRLHPDVFLPSEICDKLVNEYVELVNADSIFEPHESFFTLFSDPRSTRLARIHLREDVVQDQDLEAIRKQDLVELSLINCEKLTAKSLQTLLSFSHTLVSLSLFGCSNLFYEEENPGGCEDDCLVNPTRQVLVKDFTFEGFSRLRFLNLGRMTEGVNVETLLRPLAFLTALDLSGIQLNDVAFLTQWKDSLVSLVLYNMDLSEEHIQVISQLRKLRHLDISRDRLSSYYKFKLTRRVLSLFVDNLVDLSSLDISGHTMLENCTISSIEEKVGQISIEPSKSSIAPFRDLKRPLQFLGLFETSLCRLTHIPAYKVSGDKNEEQVLNAIEAYTEHRPEITSRAINLLFDIARIERCNQLLRALQLVITALKCHKYDKNIQVTGSAALFYLTNSEYRMEQSVKLRRQVIQVVLNGMESYQEVTVQRNCCLTLCNFSIPEELEFQYRRVNELLLNILNPTRQDESIQRIAVHLCNALVCQVDNDHKEAVGKMGFVMTMLKLIQKKLVDKTARQCDQVMEFSWSALWNITDETPDNCEMFLNYSGMKLFLECLKEFPEKQELHRNMLGLLGNVAEVKELRPQLMTSQFISVFSNLLESKADGIEVSYNACGVLSHIMFDGPEAWGICEPRREEVVDRMWAAIQSWDINSRRNINYRSFEPILRLLPQGISPVSQHWATWALYNLVSVYPDKYCPLLIKEGGMPLLKEVIKMASARQETKEMARKVIEHCSNFKEENMDTSR, from the exons ATGGCATCTGACAGCCCAGAGTCGCTGATGACATTATGCACAGACTACTGCCTCCGCAACCTGGAGGGGACCCTCTGCTACCTACTGGACAACGAGACTCTCCGGCTTCACCCCGATGTCTTCCTGCCGAGTGAGATCTGTGACAAGCTCGTCAACGA GTATGTGGAGCTGGTGAATGCAGACAGCATCTTTGAACCCCATGAGAGCTTCTTCACCCTGTTCTCAGATCCTCGGAGCACCAGGCTAGCCCGAATCCATTTGCGGGAGGACGTAGTGCAGGACCAGGACCTGGAAGCCATCAGAAAGCAG GACCTTGTTGAGCTGTCCTTGATTAACTGTGAGAAGCTGACAGCCAAGAGCCTGCAGACCCTGCTGAGCTTCAGCCACACTCTAGTTTCTCTCAGCCTCTTTGGCTGCAGTAATCTCTTCTAcgaggaagagaacccaggaggctGTGAAGACGACTGCCTGGTGAACCCCACTCGCCAGGTCTTGGTCAAGGACTTTACCTTCGAGGGCTTCAGCCGCCTGCGCTTCCTGAACCTGGGCCGTATGACTGAGGGGGTGAACGTGGAGACATTGCTTCGACCGTTGGCCTTCCTCACTGCCCTGGATCTCTCTGGGATCCAGCTCAATGATGTGGCATTTCTGACCCAGTGGAAGGACAGTCTGGTTTCCTTAGTGCTTTACAACATGGACCTTTCAGAGGAGCACATCCAAGTGATCTCACAGCTCCGCAAACTCAG GCACTTGGATATTTCCCGAGACCGCCTGTCCAGTTATTACAAATTCAAGCTGACCCGGCGGGTGCTGAGCCTGTTTGTGGATAACCTGGTAGACCTCTCCTCGCTAGATATCTCAGGGCACACCATGCTGGAGAACTGCACCATCTCAAGCATTGAGGAGAAAGTGGGTCAGATAAG CATTGAGCCATCAAAGAGCAGCATTGCCCCCTTCAGGGATCTGAAACGACCGCTTCAGTTCCTGGGCCTCTTTGAGACCTCTCTTTGTCGTCTGACGCATATTCCAGCCTACAAG GTGAGTGGGGACAAGAATGAAGAGCAGGTGCTGAACGCTATCGAGGCATACACTGAACACCGGCCCGAAATCACGTCCCGGGCCATCAATCTCCTTTTTGATATCGCCCGCATCGAGCGCTGCAACCAGCTGCTGAGAGCACTGCAG CTGGTGATCACAGCTCTCAAGTGTCACAAGTATGATAAGAACATCCAGGTGACTGGGAGCGCAGCCCTTTTCTACCTAACGAATTCAGAGTATCGGATGGAGCAGAGCGTGAAGCTGCGGCGTCAGGTGATCCAGGTGGTGCTGAATGGCATGGAGTCTTACCAGGAAGTGACG GTGCAGCGGAACTGCTGCCTGACACTGTGTAACTTCAGCATCCCAGAGGAGCTGGAATTCCAGTACCGTCGTGTCAACGAGCTGCTGCTGAACATCCTCAACCCTACTCGGCAGGACGAGTCCATCCAGCGCATCGCTGTACACCTCTGCAATGCCTTGGTCTGCCAAGTGGACAACGACCATAAGGAGGCTGTGGGCAAGATGGGGTTTGTCATG ACCATGCTAAAGCTGATTCAGAAGAAGCTGGTGGATAAAACA GCTCGACAGTGTGATCAGGTGATGGAGTTCTCCTGGAGTGCCCTGTGGAATATCACAGACGAAACCCCCGATAACTGTGAGATGTTTCTCAACTATAGTGGCATGAAGCTCTTCCTGGAGTGCCTGAAA GAGTTCCCAGAGAAGCAGGAGCTGCACCGTAACATGTTGGGGCTTCTGGGAAATGTGGCGGAGGTAAAAGAGCTCCGCCCACAACTCATGACCTCCCAGTTCATCAGTGTGTTCAG CAACCTGTTGGAGAGCAAAGCAGATGGGATTGAGGTATCTTACAATGCATGTGGGGTTCTCTCCCACATTATGTTTGATGGCCCAGAGGCTTGGGGTATCTGTGAGCCACGCCGAGAGGAAGTAGTAGACAGGATGTGGGCAGCCATCCAGAGCTGGGACATTAACTCCAGAAGAAATATCAATTACAG GTCATTTGAACCGATCCTTCGACTCCTTCCGCAAGGGATCTCTCCTGTCAGCCAGCACTGGGCTACTTGGGCTCTCTATAACCTCGTCTCTGTTTACC CTGACAAATACTGCCCCCTGCTGATCAAAGAAGGTGGAATGCCCCTTCTGAAGGAGGTGATTAAGATGGCTTCAGCACGCCAGGAGACCAAGGAAATGGCCCG GAAAGTTATAGAGCACTGCAGTAACTTTAAAGAGGAGAACATGGACACTTCCAGATAG
- the ZER1 gene encoding protein zer-1 homolog isoform X2: MASDSPESLMTLCTDYCLRNLEGTLCYLLDNETLRLHPDVFLPSEICDKLVNEYVELVNADSIFEPHESFFTLFSDPRSTRLARIHLREDVVQDQDLEAIRKQDLVELSLINCEKLTAKSLQTLLSFSHTLVSLSLFGCSNLFYEEENPGGCEDDCLVNPTRQVLVKDFTFEGFSRLRFLNLGRMTEGVNVETLLRPLAFLTALDLSGIQLNDVAFLTQWKDSLVSLVLYNMDLSEEHIQVISQLRKLRHLDISRDRLSSYYKFKLTRRVLSLFVDNLVDLSSLDISGHTMLENCTISSIEEKVGQISIEPSKSSIAPFRDLKRPLQFLGLFETSLCRLTHIPAYKVSGDKNEEQVLNAIEAYTEHRPEITSRAINLLFDIARIERCNQLLRALQLVITALKCHKYDKNIQVTGSAALFYLTNSEYRMEQSVKLRRQVIQVVLNGMESYQEVTVQRNCCLTLCNFSIPEELEFQYRRVNELLLNILNPTRQDESIQRIAVHLCNALVCQVDNDHKEAVGKMGFVMTMLKLIQKKLVDKTCDQVMEFSWSALWNITDETPDNCEMFLNYSGMKLFLECLKEFPEKQELHRNMLGLLGNVAEVKELRPQLMTSQFISVFSNLLESKADGIEVSYNACGVLSHIMFDGPEAWGICEPRREEVVDRMWAAIQSWDINSRRNINYRSFEPILRLLPQGISPVSQHWATWALYNLVSVYPDKYCPLLIKEGGMPLLKEVIKMASARQETKEMARKVIEHCSNFKEENMDTSR, from the exons ATGGCATCTGACAGCCCAGAGTCGCTGATGACATTATGCACAGACTACTGCCTCCGCAACCTGGAGGGGACCCTCTGCTACCTACTGGACAACGAGACTCTCCGGCTTCACCCCGATGTCTTCCTGCCGAGTGAGATCTGTGACAAGCTCGTCAACGA GTATGTGGAGCTGGTGAATGCAGACAGCATCTTTGAACCCCATGAGAGCTTCTTCACCCTGTTCTCAGATCCTCGGAGCACCAGGCTAGCCCGAATCCATTTGCGGGAGGACGTAGTGCAGGACCAGGACCTGGAAGCCATCAGAAAGCAG GACCTTGTTGAGCTGTCCTTGATTAACTGTGAGAAGCTGACAGCCAAGAGCCTGCAGACCCTGCTGAGCTTCAGCCACACTCTAGTTTCTCTCAGCCTCTTTGGCTGCAGTAATCTCTTCTAcgaggaagagaacccaggaggctGTGAAGACGACTGCCTGGTGAACCCCACTCGCCAGGTCTTGGTCAAGGACTTTACCTTCGAGGGCTTCAGCCGCCTGCGCTTCCTGAACCTGGGCCGTATGACTGAGGGGGTGAACGTGGAGACATTGCTTCGACCGTTGGCCTTCCTCACTGCCCTGGATCTCTCTGGGATCCAGCTCAATGATGTGGCATTTCTGACCCAGTGGAAGGACAGTCTGGTTTCCTTAGTGCTTTACAACATGGACCTTTCAGAGGAGCACATCCAAGTGATCTCACAGCTCCGCAAACTCAG GCACTTGGATATTTCCCGAGACCGCCTGTCCAGTTATTACAAATTCAAGCTGACCCGGCGGGTGCTGAGCCTGTTTGTGGATAACCTGGTAGACCTCTCCTCGCTAGATATCTCAGGGCACACCATGCTGGAGAACTGCACCATCTCAAGCATTGAGGAGAAAGTGGGTCAGATAAG CATTGAGCCATCAAAGAGCAGCATTGCCCCCTTCAGGGATCTGAAACGACCGCTTCAGTTCCTGGGCCTCTTTGAGACCTCTCTTTGTCGTCTGACGCATATTCCAGCCTACAAG GTGAGTGGGGACAAGAATGAAGAGCAGGTGCTGAACGCTATCGAGGCATACACTGAACACCGGCCCGAAATCACGTCCCGGGCCATCAATCTCCTTTTTGATATCGCCCGCATCGAGCGCTGCAACCAGCTGCTGAGAGCACTGCAG CTGGTGATCACAGCTCTCAAGTGTCACAAGTATGATAAGAACATCCAGGTGACTGGGAGCGCAGCCCTTTTCTACCTAACGAATTCAGAGTATCGGATGGAGCAGAGCGTGAAGCTGCGGCGTCAGGTGATCCAGGTGGTGCTGAATGGCATGGAGTCTTACCAGGAAGTGACG GTGCAGCGGAACTGCTGCCTGACACTGTGTAACTTCAGCATCCCAGAGGAGCTGGAATTCCAGTACCGTCGTGTCAACGAGCTGCTGCTGAACATCCTCAACCCTACTCGGCAGGACGAGTCCATCCAGCGCATCGCTGTACACCTCTGCAATGCCTTGGTCTGCCAAGTGGACAACGACCATAAGGAGGCTGTGGGCAAGATGGGGTTTGTCATG ACCATGCTAAAGCTGATTCAGAAGAAGCTGGTGGATAAAACA TGTGATCAGGTGATGGAGTTCTCCTGGAGTGCCCTGTGGAATATCACAGACGAAACCCCCGATAACTGTGAGATGTTTCTCAACTATAGTGGCATGAAGCTCTTCCTGGAGTGCCTGAAA GAGTTCCCAGAGAAGCAGGAGCTGCACCGTAACATGTTGGGGCTTCTGGGAAATGTGGCGGAGGTAAAAGAGCTCCGCCCACAACTCATGACCTCCCAGTTCATCAGTGTGTTCAG CAACCTGTTGGAGAGCAAAGCAGATGGGATTGAGGTATCTTACAATGCATGTGGGGTTCTCTCCCACATTATGTTTGATGGCCCAGAGGCTTGGGGTATCTGTGAGCCACGCCGAGAGGAAGTAGTAGACAGGATGTGGGCAGCCATCCAGAGCTGGGACATTAACTCCAGAAGAAATATCAATTACAG GTCATTTGAACCGATCCTTCGACTCCTTCCGCAAGGGATCTCTCCTGTCAGCCAGCACTGGGCTACTTGGGCTCTCTATAACCTCGTCTCTGTTTACC CTGACAAATACTGCCCCCTGCTGATCAAAGAAGGTGGAATGCCCCTTCTGAAGGAGGTGATTAAGATGGCTTCAGCACGCCAGGAGACCAAGGAAATGGCCCG GAAAGTTATAGAGCACTGCAGTAACTTTAAAGAGGAGAACATGGACACTTCCAGATAG